One window of Akkermansia biwaensis genomic DNA carries:
- the rpoC gene encoding DNA-directed RNA polymerase subunit beta', protein MSDTPTIREMHGLSDKPKTFDQVAITVADPDTIRSWSHGEVVNPETINYRTFKPEKGGLFCERIFGPTRDMECACGKYKRIKHKGITCDRCGVEVTNARVRRERMGHIELAVPVSHIWFYKCMPSRIGLMLDLTARHLERVIYYEDYIVVDPGNTPLEKGAILTEEEFRNAEDEYGYDSFEAGMGAEAIQKMLASIDLPSLVADLQEQLDNTNSKQNKRKIAKRLKLAQGFLQSNTRPEWMILNVLPVIPPDLRPLVPLEGGRFATSDLNDLYRRVINRNNRLKTLLSLKTPEVIIRNEKRMLQEAVDALFDNGRHGRAVTGAGNRPLKSLSDMLKGKGGRFRQNLLGKRVDYSGRSVIVIGPELKLNQCGLPKKMALILFEPFIIHRLKELGYVHTVRSAKKLIDRKTPEVWDILEEVTKGHPVMLNRAPTLHRLSIQAFEPVLIEGSAIRLHPLVCNAYNADFDGDQMAVHVPLSVEAQMEARQLMLAPNNIFSPASGKPIATPTQDIILGAYFLTHTRAAEVQNYQDNHQHLPLFESIDEVEYAIAARKIGYHDWIRLHNPDYGKKPSEVVYGDVTKKVIVTTAGRVRFNEIWPRELGYINRNVGKKQMGDIIWRCYQTVGKERTVQTLDALKNLGFKEATRSGCSIGIVDMVVPSQKKTEIEKAYAELDKVTKQYKNGIITDGERYQKVVDIWTQTTDVIQAALYRKLEHNEGSKMASPLFMMVDSGARGNKAQIKQLSGMRGLMAKPSGEIIERPITANFREGLSVLEYFISTHGARKGLADTALKTADSGYMTRKLVDVAQDVIVYADDCGTNNGITVHAIYDGDEEVASLSSRIYGRVSCERIVDPVSGEIIVDINDLINEKQAEQLEKIGIEQLKIRSVLTCELKKGCCAKCYGLNLATGQEVKIGEAVGIIAAQSIGEPGTQLTMRTFHVGGTATTAFKQPIVKAKNDGRVIYTEDLRTVENVDGNFVVLNKNCSVRIENEQGRELESYQPVIGTILYVPNGGSIKKDETLATWDPYNVPVIAEKGGMVEFKDMIVGITVSKETDRETGTSTLVVMEHKQELHPQVVIRDVKTREVLAHHAIPAGANLTVKDGETISAGTMVAKTPRKVAKTKDITGGLPRVAELFEARKPKDACTIARVEGIVRLSSKNTSRGKKVITIETPTGELVDHLVPMNKHVIVHEDDHVHMGDQLTEGPVSPEEILDVCGKERLQEHLVNEVQEVYRLQGVEINDKHVEIIVRQMLRKVVITEPGNTEFLWGDQVDKTTFDRINEQTIAQGGQPAAAKPVLLGITKASLETESFISAASFQDTTRVLTEASTLGKTDTLEGFKENVIMGHLIPAGTGFSRYSKIEVDPAEGAEEIVLAGEDDEMDSIEEVLNDTINFDNER, encoded by the coding sequence ATGTCTGATACCCCTACCATTCGGGAAATGCACGGTCTGAGCGACAAGCCCAAGACCTTTGACCAGGTAGCCATCACCGTGGCTGATCCGGATACCATCCGCAGCTGGTCCCATGGCGAAGTAGTCAACCCGGAAACCATCAATTACCGCACGTTCAAGCCGGAAAAAGGTGGCTTGTTCTGCGAACGCATTTTCGGCCCCACCCGCGACATGGAATGCGCCTGCGGCAAGTACAAGCGCATCAAGCACAAGGGCATCACCTGCGACCGCTGCGGCGTGGAAGTGACCAACGCCCGCGTGCGCCGCGAACGCATGGGCCACATTGAACTGGCCGTTCCGGTGTCCCACATCTGGTTTTACAAGTGCATGCCCAGCCGCATCGGCCTCATGCTCGACCTGACGGCGCGCCATCTGGAACGCGTGATCTACTACGAAGATTACATCGTGGTGGACCCCGGCAACACTCCCCTGGAAAAGGGCGCCATTCTGACGGAAGAGGAATTCCGCAATGCGGAAGACGAATACGGCTATGACAGCTTTGAAGCCGGCATGGGCGCGGAAGCCATCCAGAAGATGCTTGCCTCCATTGACCTGCCCTCCCTCGTGGCCGATCTCCAGGAACAGCTGGACAACACCAACTCCAAGCAGAACAAGCGCAAGATCGCCAAGCGCCTGAAGCTGGCCCAGGGCTTCCTTCAGTCCAACACGCGCCCGGAATGGATGATCCTGAACGTGCTGCCTGTCATCCCTCCGGATTTGCGACCGCTGGTTCCGCTGGAAGGCGGCCGCTTCGCCACGTCCGACCTGAACGACCTGTACCGCCGCGTCATCAACCGCAACAACCGCTTGAAGACCCTCCTGAGCCTGAAAACTCCGGAAGTCATCATCCGCAATGAAAAGCGCATGCTCCAGGAAGCCGTGGACGCCCTGTTCGACAACGGCCGCCACGGCCGCGCCGTTACGGGAGCCGGCAACCGCCCCCTCAAGTCCCTTTCCGACATGCTGAAGGGCAAGGGAGGCCGTTTCCGCCAGAACCTGCTGGGCAAGCGCGTGGACTATTCCGGCCGTTCCGTGATCGTGATCGGCCCGGAACTGAAGCTCAACCAGTGCGGCCTTCCCAAGAAGATGGCGCTCATCCTGTTTGAACCCTTCATCATCCACCGCCTCAAGGAGCTGGGCTATGTGCACACCGTGCGCTCCGCCAAGAAGCTGATTGACCGCAAGACGCCGGAAGTGTGGGACATCCTGGAAGAAGTTACCAAGGGCCACCCCGTCATGCTCAACCGTGCGCCCACGCTGCACCGCCTTTCCATCCAGGCATTTGAACCGGTCCTGATTGAAGGTTCCGCCATCCGCCTGCACCCGCTCGTCTGTAACGCGTACAACGCGGACTTCGACGGCGACCAGATGGCCGTGCACGTGCCGCTTTCCGTGGAAGCCCAGATGGAAGCCCGCCAACTCATGCTGGCGCCCAACAACATCTTCTCCCCGGCATCCGGCAAGCCCATCGCCACGCCTACGCAGGACATCATTCTTGGCGCGTACTTCCTGACGCACACCCGTGCCGCGGAAGTGCAGAATTACCAGGACAACCACCAGCACCTGCCCCTTTTCGAATCCATCGATGAAGTGGAATACGCCATTGCCGCCCGCAAGATCGGCTACCATGACTGGATTCGCCTCCACAACCCGGACTACGGCAAGAAGCCGTCCGAAGTGGTGTACGGAGACGTAACCAAGAAGGTGATCGTGACTACGGCCGGACGCGTGCGCTTCAATGAAATCTGGCCCCGCGAACTCGGCTACATCAACCGCAACGTGGGCAAGAAGCAGATGGGCGACATCATCTGGCGCTGCTACCAGACGGTGGGCAAGGAACGTACCGTGCAGACCCTGGACGCCCTGAAGAACCTGGGCTTCAAGGAAGCTACCCGTTCCGGCTGCTCCATCGGCATTGTGGACATGGTCGTTCCGTCCCAGAAGAAGACGGAAATCGAAAAGGCCTACGCAGAGCTGGACAAGGTCACCAAGCAGTACAAGAACGGTATCATCACGGACGGCGAACGCTATCAGAAGGTGGTGGATATCTGGACCCAGACTACGGACGTGATCCAGGCGGCCCTGTACCGCAAGCTGGAACACAACGAAGGTTCCAAGATGGCCAGCCCGCTCTTCATGATGGTGGATTCCGGAGCCCGAGGCAACAAAGCGCAGATCAAGCAGCTCTCCGGCATGCGCGGTTTGATGGCCAAGCCCAGCGGCGAAATTATCGAACGCCCCATCACGGCCAACTTCCGTGAAGGCCTCTCCGTGCTGGAATATTTCATTTCCACCCACGGCGCCCGCAAGGGCCTGGCGGACACCGCCTTGAAGACGGCGGACTCCGGCTACATGACCCGCAAGCTCGTGGACGTGGCCCAGGACGTCATCGTTTACGCGGACGACTGCGGTACGAATAACGGCATCACCGTTCACGCCATCTATGACGGCGATGAAGAGGTGGCCTCCCTTTCGTCCCGCATTTACGGCCGCGTTTCCTGCGAGCGTATCGTCGATCCCGTCAGCGGCGAGATCATCGTGGACATCAACGACCTCATCAACGAGAAGCAGGCGGAACAGCTGGAAAAGATCGGCATTGAACAGCTGAAGATCCGTTCCGTGCTGACCTGCGAACTCAAGAAGGGCTGCTGCGCCAAGTGCTACGGCCTGAACCTGGCTACCGGCCAGGAAGTGAAGATCGGTGAAGCGGTCGGCATCATCGCCGCCCAGTCCATCGGCGAGCCCGGCACCCAGCTGACCATGCGTACGTTCCACGTGGGCGGCACGGCCACTACGGCGTTCAAGCAGCCTATCGTGAAGGCGAAGAACGACGGCCGCGTGATCTACACGGAAGACCTCCGCACGGTGGAAAACGTGGACGGCAACTTCGTGGTTCTGAACAAGAACTGCTCCGTTCGCATTGAAAACGAACAGGGCCGCGAGCTGGAATCCTACCAGCCCGTCATCGGCACCATCCTGTACGTTCCCAACGGCGGCTCCATCAAGAAGGATGAAACCCTCGCCACATGGGACCCGTACAACGTGCCCGTGATCGCTGAAAAGGGCGGGATGGTCGAGTTCAAGGACATGATCGTGGGGATCACCGTTTCCAAGGAAACGGACCGTGAAACCGGTACGTCCACCCTCGTCGTGATGGAACACAAGCAGGAACTCCACCCGCAGGTGGTCATCCGCGACGTCAAGACCCGCGAGGTTCTGGCCCACCACGCCATTCCCGCCGGGGCCAACCTGACCGTGAAGGACGGAGAGACCATTTCCGCCGGCACCATGGTGGCCAAGACGCCCCGCAAGGTGGCCAAGACGAAGGACATCACCGGCGGTCTTCCCCGCGTGGCGGAACTGTTTGAAGCCCGCAAGCCCAAGGACGCCTGCACCATCGCACGCGTGGAAGGCATTGTGCGCCTCAGCAGCAAGAACACCTCCCGCGGCAAGAAGGTCATCACCATTGAAACGCCCACGGGCGAACTGGTGGACCATCTGGTGCCGATGAACAAGCACGTGATCGTTCACGAAGACGACCACGTCCACATGGGCGACCAGCTTACGGAAGGCCCCGTTTCTCCGGAAGAAATTCTGGATGTCTGCGGCAAGGAACGCCTCCAGGAGCACCTCGTCAACGAAGTGCAGGAAGTGTACCGCCTCCAGGGTGTGGAGATCAACGACAAGCACGTGGAAATCATCGTGCGGCAGATGCTGCGCAAGGTTGTCATCACGGAACCCGGCAACACCGAGTTCCTGTGGGGCGACCAGGTGGACAAGACCACCTTTGACCGCATCAACGAACAGACGATCGCCCAGGGTGGCCAGCCGGCCGCCGCCAAGCCCGTTCTGCTCGGCATCACGAAGGCCTCCCTGGAAACGGAATCCTTTATCTCCGCCGCGTCCTTCCAGGACACCACGCGCGTTCTGACCGAAGCTTCCACCCTCGGCAAGACCGACACACTGGAAGGGTTCAAGGAAAACGTCATCATGGGCCACCTCATTCCCGCCGGTACCGGGTTCTCCCGCTACAGCAAGATTGAAGTGGATCCCGCGGAAGGAGCTGAAGAAATCGTGCTCGCCGGCGAAGATGATGAAATGGACTCCATTGAAGAAGTCCTGAACGATACCATCAACTTCGACAACGAACGCTAG
- the rpoB gene encoding DNA-directed RNA polymerase subunit beta → MSKRLYFGNIKEVIEPPNLIEIQLQSYFDFLQQDTPAAARKNIGLQGVLKEIFPIKSYDENIELDFLSYEIEQPKMSDYEAIRAGETYSAALQVTFKLKSDNESKEETVYMGEMPMMTNRGTFVINGAERVIVSQLHRSPGICFESAQHLNGKLLHSFRIIPDRGSWLEVQFDTNDLLYVYLDRRRRRRKFLATTFMRYLGFKTDRDIVSQFYDIRTLPLSEDMTEEDLHNLVAVDTIKDKDLVLAKAFEQLNMGVVRQLLQFGIKEIDVINQNEDDVLIKTLKKDPAHDEESALKEIYKRLRPGDPATAAQARTLLKRLFDDPKKYDLTRVGRYKINQKLGLDTSLDQRLMTAEDFLAALKYLLRLKKGEGMVDDIDHLGSRRVRAVGELMANQCRVGLARTERLVKERMTLIDQNIEGVTPSKLINPKALSAVVRDFFGRSQLSQFMDQINPLAELTHKRRLSALGPGGLNRDRAGFEVRDVHPSHYGRICPIETPEGPNIGLINSMCTYARINEFGFIETPYRKVENGRVTNTIEYVTADQEEGYLIAQANNPLDEQGNFTTSRVTAREKGEFIEVDPADVHYMDVSPKQLVSIAAGLIPFLEHDDANRALMGSNMQRQGVPLMVAESPYVGTGIEGKCARDSRSVVLAEADGIVASASAEVIITTKDGELPVRPEVYLSDPDSVRTDRDNGIYVYPLRKFMRSNAGTCINQRPIVRRGDKIKAGDVLADGPNTDQGELALGRNVLVAYMPWNGYNFEDAIVISEKTVKEDTFTSIHISEFEVQARDTKLGPEEITRDIPNAGDEALKNLDHDGVIRIGAEVKPGDILVGKITPKSETELAPEERLLRAIFGEKAAEVKDTSLRVPSGCTGIVMDVRISSTGSGHHRGDLVVDSAEKKKQFKKINDEHKKKKEQLIDQLTKKLSDILLGEKIPLDVVNEQTGEIIIPANRKITKTLLRKLALVHDHIEIEPSPIRNKILEIITSFEGRFTELDDEREHRLDQMESGDESEPGGLKEVKVYIAAKRKLGVGDKMAGRHGNKGVVAKIVPEQDMPFLADGTPVDIVLNPLGVPSRMNVGQVLEAHLGIAARALGFKVATPVFDGISEDTIWNYMSEAKKVDGFTWIGDGKDGTVGGKSILYDGLTGEPFHNPVVVGQTYMLKLNHLVADKIHARAVGPYSLVTQQPLGGKAQYGGQRFGEMEVWALEAYGAAYTLQELLTVKSDDVQGRTRIYESIVKGDNTLEAGTPESFNVLMKEMQSLGLNVRPGSKDEQPSLQLGGTDLAPVDGMTEGFDSDDMAGLADVDFSDLKF, encoded by the coding sequence ATGTCAAAGCGACTCTACTTCGGGAATATCAAGGAAGTCATCGAACCTCCCAACCTTATTGAGATTCAACTGCAATCATACTTCGATTTTCTACAACAGGACACGCCGGCCGCGGCCAGGAAAAACATCGGCTTGCAGGGTGTTCTGAAGGAAATCTTTCCTATCAAGAGCTATGACGAAAACATTGAGCTCGATTTTCTTTCTTATGAAATAGAACAGCCCAAGATGAGCGACTACGAGGCTATCCGCGCCGGGGAAACCTACAGCGCCGCCCTCCAGGTCACCTTCAAGCTCAAATCCGACAACGAATCCAAGGAAGAAACTGTTTACATGGGTGAAATGCCCATGATGACCAACCGCGGCACCTTTGTGATCAATGGCGCCGAGCGCGTCATTGTGTCCCAGCTTCACCGTTCTCCGGGCATCTGCTTTGAAAGCGCCCAGCACCTGAACGGCAAGCTCCTGCATTCCTTCCGCATCATTCCGGACCGCGGTTCCTGGCTGGAAGTCCAGTTTGACACCAACGACCTGCTCTACGTCTATCTTGACCGCCGCCGCCGCCGCCGCAAGTTCCTTGCGACTACGTTCATGCGCTATCTGGGCTTCAAGACCGACCGCGACATCGTCAGCCAGTTCTATGATATCCGCACTCTTCCCCTGAGCGAGGACATGACGGAAGAAGACCTGCACAACCTCGTCGCCGTCGATACGATCAAGGACAAGGACCTGGTTCTTGCCAAAGCCTTCGAACAGCTCAACATGGGCGTCGTGCGCCAGTTGCTCCAGTTCGGCATCAAGGAAATCGACGTCATCAACCAGAACGAGGACGACGTGCTGATCAAGACCCTGAAGAAGGATCCCGCCCACGACGAGGAATCCGCCCTCAAGGAAATTTACAAGCGCCTGCGTCCCGGCGACCCCGCTACGGCCGCACAGGCCCGCACGCTTCTGAAGAGACTCTTCGACGATCCCAAGAAGTACGACCTCACCCGCGTGGGCCGTTACAAGATCAATCAGAAACTGGGTCTGGACACCAGCCTGGACCAGCGCCTGATGACTGCGGAAGATTTCCTGGCCGCCCTCAAGTATCTCCTGCGCCTCAAGAAGGGTGAAGGGATGGTGGACGACATCGACCACCTGGGCAGCCGCCGCGTGCGCGCCGTGGGCGAACTCATGGCCAACCAGTGCCGCGTGGGCCTCGCCCGCACGGAACGCCTGGTGAAGGAACGTATGACCCTCATCGACCAGAACATTGAAGGCGTCACGCCCAGCAAGCTGATCAACCCGAAGGCGCTCAGCGCCGTCGTGCGCGACTTCTTCGGCCGTTCCCAGCTGTCCCAGTTCATGGACCAGATCAACCCCCTCGCGGAACTGACGCACAAGCGCCGCCTTTCCGCCCTGGGGCCCGGAGGCCTGAACCGCGACCGCGCCGGCTTTGAAGTGCGAGACGTGCATCCTTCCCACTATGGCCGCATCTGCCCGATCGAAACGCCGGAAGGCCCCAACATCGGTCTGATCAACTCCATGTGCACCTACGCCCGCATCAATGAATTCGGTTTCATTGAAACGCCCTACCGCAAGGTGGAAAACGGACGGGTCACCAATACCATCGAATACGTCACCGCCGACCAGGAGGAAGGCTACCTCATCGCCCAGGCCAACAACCCGCTGGACGAACAGGGCAACTTCACCACTTCCCGTGTGACCGCCCGTGAAAAGGGCGAGTTCATCGAAGTGGACCCGGCCGACGTGCATTACATGGACGTGTCTCCCAAGCAGCTCGTCTCCATCGCCGCAGGCCTCATCCCCTTCCTGGAACACGACGACGCCAACCGCGCCCTGATGGGCTCCAACATGCAGCGCCAGGGCGTGCCTCTGATGGTGGCGGAATCCCCGTACGTGGGCACCGGCATCGAAGGCAAGTGCGCCCGGGACTCCCGTTCCGTCGTGCTGGCGGAAGCGGACGGCATCGTTGCCTCCGCCTCTGCGGAAGTCATCATCACCACGAAGGACGGCGAATTGCCCGTACGCCCGGAAGTGTACCTGTCCGATCCGGACAGCGTCCGCACCGACCGCGACAACGGCATTTACGTCTATCCCCTGCGCAAGTTCATGCGTTCCAACGCCGGCACCTGCATCAACCAGAGGCCGATCGTGCGCCGCGGGGACAAGATCAAGGCCGGCGACGTGCTGGCGGACGGCCCGAACACGGACCAGGGCGAACTGGCTCTCGGCCGCAACGTACTGGTGGCATATATGCCGTGGAACGGGTACAACTTCGAAGACGCCATCGTCATCTCCGAAAAGACGGTCAAGGAAGATACCTTCACCTCCATCCACATTTCCGAGTTTGAAGTGCAGGCCCGCGATACCAAGCTGGGCCCGGAAGAAATCACCCGCGACATTCCGAACGCCGGTGATGAAGCCCTGAAGAACCTGGACCATGACGGCGTCATCCGCATCGGTGCGGAAGTGAAGCCCGGCGACATCCTCGTCGGCAAGATCACTCCCAAGTCTGAAACGGAACTGGCTCCGGAAGAACGCCTGCTGCGCGCCATCTTCGGTGAAAAGGCTGCGGAAGTGAAGGATACTTCCCTTCGCGTTCCCTCCGGCTGCACCGGCATCGTGATGGACGTACGCATTTCTTCCACGGGTTCCGGCCATCACCGCGGCGACCTCGTGGTGGACAGCGCGGAGAAGAAGAAGCAGTTCAAGAAGATCAACGACGAGCACAAGAAGAAGAAGGAACAGCTTATTGACCAGCTGACCAAGAAGCTTTCCGACATTCTTCTGGGTGAAAAGATCCCGCTTGACGTCGTCAACGAACAGACCGGCGAAATCATCATTCCGGCCAACCGCAAGATCACCAAGACCCTGCTGCGCAAGCTGGCGCTGGTTCACGACCATATCGAAATCGAGCCCAGCCCGATCCGCAACAAGATTCTGGAAATCATCACCTCCTTCGAAGGCCGCTTCACCGAGCTGGACGACGAACGCGAACACAGACTGGACCAGATGGAATCCGGGGACGAATCCGAACCCGGCGGCCTGAAGGAAGTCAAGGTGTACATCGCCGCCAAGCGCAAGCTCGGCGTGGGTGACAAGATGGCCGGCCGCCACGGCAACAAGGGCGTGGTAGCCAAGATCGTTCCCGAACAGGACATGCCCTTCCTCGCGGACGGTACTCCGGTGGATATCGTGCTGAACCCCCTGGGCGTACCTTCCCGAATGAATGTGGGACAGGTGCTTGAAGCCCACCTCGGCATCGCGGCCCGGGCCCTCGGCTTCAAGGTGGCCACTCCGGTGTTCGACGGCATCAGTGAAGACACCATCTGGAACTACATGTCCGAAGCCAAGAAGGTGGACGGCTTCACCTGGATCGGCGACGGCAAGGACGGCACTGTGGGAGGCAAGAGCATCCTGTACGACGGCCTTACCGGCGAACCCTTCCACAACCCCGTTGTGGTAGGCCAGACCTACATGCTCAAGCTGAACCACCTGGTGGCGGACAAAATCCACGCCCGCGCCGTGGGTCCGTACAGCCTGGTCACGCAGCAGCCCCTGGGCGGCAAGGCCCAGTACGGCGGCCAGCGTTTCGGGGAAATGGAAGTGTGGGCGCTGGAAGCCTATGGCGCCGCCTACACCCTCCAGGAACTCCTCACCGTGAAGTCCGACGACGTGCAGGGCCGCACCCGCATTTACGAATCCATCGTGAAGGGGGACAACACCCTGGAAGCCGGCACTCCGGAATCCTTCAACGTTCTGATGAAGGAAATGCAGTCCCTGGGCCTGAACGTACGCCCCGGCAGCAAGGATGAACAACCTTCCCTGCAGCTCGGCGGTACGGACCTCGCCCCGGTGGACGGCATGACGGAAGGCTTTGACAGCGACGACATGGCCGGACTGGCGGATGTCGATTTCTCCGACCTTAAATTCTAA
- a CDS encoding PEP-CTERM sorting domain-containing protein (PEP-CTERM proteins occur, often in large numbers, in the proteomes of bacteria that also encode an exosortase, a predicted intramembrane cysteine proteinase. The presence of a PEP-CTERM domain at a protein's C-terminus predicts cleavage within the sorting domain, followed by covalent anchoring to some some component of the (usually Gram-negative) cell surface. Many PEP-CTERM proteins exhibit an unusual sequence composition that includes large numbers of potential glycosylation sites. Expression of one such protein has been shown restore the ability of a bacterium to form floc, a type of biofilm.) has product MKKILYTICLGLVSLGASVSAATIELMPEITAITGQSYDSAGRLANNTIKAADVKGWLGRAGRADGWYTTTGNGSMSWGKASVNTANQTISLPNMPGTIGVCAGLKMTIENIQAYSGLTFSFSLTPPGTGPTYTYSVWYETMNGDLLELCRGSRGNNASQWNVSYDVTDEQLAAMKANGNGKVYTVIGSSGGSDNYSGTIRDISLEGTLAVPEPAAASLSLLGLAALMLRRRRN; this is encoded by the coding sequence ATGAAGAAAATATTATATACCATCTGTTTGGGCCTGGTCTCTCTGGGAGCCTCCGTTTCCGCCGCAACCATTGAGCTGATGCCGGAAATCACCGCCATCACCGGCCAGAGCTACGATTCCGCAGGACGCCTTGCCAATAACACGATCAAAGCCGCCGACGTCAAGGGATGGCTGGGACGCGCCGGACGCGCGGACGGATGGTACACCACCACCGGAAACGGAAGCATGAGCTGGGGCAAAGCTTCCGTCAATACAGCCAACCAGACTATCAGCCTTCCCAACATGCCCGGCACGATCGGGGTTTGCGCCGGCCTGAAAATGACCATTGAAAACATCCAGGCTTATTCCGGACTCACTTTCAGCTTCAGCCTGACTCCTCCCGGAACGGGCCCCACGTACACCTATTCCGTCTGGTATGAAACCATGAACGGAGACCTGCTGGAACTCTGCAGGGGAAGCAGGGGCAACAACGCCTCACAGTGGAACGTTTCTTACGATGTGACCGACGAACAGCTTGCGGCCATGAAGGCAAACGGCAACGGCAAGGTTTACACTGTCATCGGAAGTTCGGGCGGCAGCGACAACTACAGCGGAACCATCCGCGATATTTCCCTGGAAGGAACGCTGGCCGTTCCGGAACCCGCTGCGGCATCCCTGAGCCTTCTGGGTCTGGCCGCCCTGATGCTTCGCCGCCGCAGGAATTGA
- a CDS encoding GyrI-like domain-containing protein: MPPLDYKKQARRLYLPSAVPAVVDVPEMQFFMVDGTGDPNAPDGEYSHALELLYTLSYAVRMGGKKGAFPAPDYLEYVVLPLEGLWWNSGQNPSADKNTFRWTSMIRQPGFITAEAFEYARSNAMKKKPHLNVEIARMASFAEGLCVQCLHTGSYDDEPATLARMHVFMEQSGLRPDTSGVRAHHEIYLSDPRKTPAERLKTVLRLPVLKA, encoded by the coding sequence ATGCCCCCTTTGGATTACAAGAAACAGGCCAGGCGCCTTTACCTTCCCTCTGCCGTTCCCGCCGTGGTGGACGTGCCGGAAATGCAGTTTTTCATGGTGGACGGCACGGGCGATCCCAATGCTCCGGACGGAGAGTATTCACACGCCCTGGAATTATTGTACACCCTTTCCTACGCCGTCCGGATGGGAGGGAAAAAAGGAGCTTTCCCGGCTCCGGATTATCTGGAATACGTCGTCCTTCCCTTGGAAGGGCTCTGGTGGAATTCGGGGCAAAACCCTTCCGCAGATAAAAATACGTTCCGCTGGACTTCCATGATACGCCAGCCCGGCTTCATCACTGCGGAGGCATTTGAGTACGCACGCAGTAACGCCATGAAGAAAAAGCCCCATTTGAACGTGGAAATAGCGCGCATGGCCTCCTTTGCGGAAGGGCTCTGCGTACAATGCCTGCACACGGGTTCCTATGACGATGAACCAGCCACTCTGGCCCGCATGCATGTTTTCATGGAACAGTCGGGGCTGCGCCCGGATACATCAGGTGTGCGGGCACATCATGAGATTTATCTCTCGGACCCCCGGAAGACGCCTGCGGAACGGTTGAAAACCGTATTGCGCCTTCCGGTGCTGAAAGCGTAA
- the rplL gene encoding 50S ribosomal protein L7/L12 — translation MADINKIAEELGTLTILEAADLVKLLEEKWGVSAAAPVAAAGAAAAPAEAEEEKTEFDVVLTDAGANKIAVIKAVREVKAGLGLVDAKKLVEGTPATILEGVSKDEANAAKAKLEEAGAKIDVK, via the coding sequence ATGGCTGATATTAATAAAATCGCTGAAGAACTCGGCACCCTGACCATTCTGGAAGCCGCCGACCTCGTCAAGCTCCTGGAAGAAAAGTGGGGCGTTTCCGCCGCTGCTCCCGTAGCCGCCGCCGGCGCTGCCGCCGCTCCTGCCGAAGCTGAAGAAGAAAAGACCGAATTCGACGTTGTGCTGACGGACGCCGGCGCCAACAAGATCGCCGTGATCAAGGCTGTTCGCGAAGTGAAGGCCGGCCTCGGCCTGGTGGACGCCAAGAAACTGGTTGAAGGCACTCCCGCCACCATCCTGGAAGGCGTTTCCAAGGACGAAGCCAACGCCGCCAAGGCCAAGCTGGAAGAAGCCGGCGCCAAGATCGACGTCAAGTAA
- the rplJ gene encoding 50S ribosomal protein L10 encodes MNPDKRIIIDDLTARVNASPFLIVVDYTAITVPEFTNLRSALAASGAQCHVAKNNFMRTALTDAGLPDIGEHLVGQTAFITGASDVAGAAKAINTFNKASKKAEYKVAILDGAVLTADQIRAIGDLPPRDQLLAKLLGTINAAGSALARVIQAYVDKENGGSEEPAA; translated from the coding sequence ATGAATCCTGACAAGCGTATCATCATTGACGACCTGACCGCCCGCGTCAACGCCTCTCCGTTCCTGATCGTTGTGGACTACACCGCGATCACCGTGCCCGAGTTCACCAATCTGCGTTCCGCCCTGGCCGCCTCCGGCGCCCAGTGCCACGTGGCCAAGAACAATTTCATGCGCACGGCCCTGACGGATGCCGGCCTGCCGGACATCGGCGAACACCTCGTCGGCCAGACCGCCTTCATCACCGGAGCATCCGACGTGGCTGGCGCCGCTAAAGCCATCAATACCTTCAACAAGGCTTCCAAGAAGGCCGAATACAAGGTAGCCATTCTGGACGGGGCAGTCCTCACTGCCGACCAGATCCGCGCCATCGGCGACCTGCCTCCCCGCGACCAGCTGCTGGCCAAGCTCCTTGGCACCATCAATGCTGCCGGTTCCGCTCTTGCCCGAGTCATTCAGGCATATGTGGACAAGGAAAACGGCGGCAGCGAAGAACCCGCTGCTTAA